A window of Streptomyces marispadix contains these coding sequences:
- a CDS encoding (Fe-S)-binding protein → MRVALFITCINDALYPRTGRAVVTLLERLGVEVGFPAAQSCCGQPQFNTGYHSEAAPLARRYADAFHGYDHVVVPSGSCAAMVRDNYPRIDEEATREAVAGTYELTEFLVDVLGVTDVGAYYPHTVTYHPTCHGLRMLGLGDRPRRLLQAVKGLRLVELEGAEECCGFGGTFAVKNPDVSAAMGADKARHIEETDAETVCTVDNSCLMHIGGTLSRRGSATRPVHIAEILAGTEEAPL, encoded by the coding sequence GTGCGGGTCGCACTCTTCATCACCTGCATCAACGACGCGCTCTACCCCCGCACGGGCCGGGCCGTCGTGACACTCCTGGAACGGCTGGGCGTCGAGGTCGGCTTCCCCGCCGCCCAGAGCTGCTGCGGGCAGCCGCAGTTCAACACCGGCTACCACAGCGAGGCCGCACCTCTGGCCCGCCGCTACGCGGACGCCTTCCACGGCTACGACCACGTCGTCGTCCCCTCCGGTTCGTGCGCCGCGATGGTGCGGGACAACTATCCGCGCATCGACGAGGAGGCCACGAGGGAGGCCGTGGCGGGCACATACGAACTCACCGAGTTCCTCGTCGACGTGCTCGGCGTGACCGATGTGGGCGCGTACTACCCGCACACCGTCACCTACCACCCGACGTGCCACGGGCTGCGCATGCTCGGCCTCGGCGACCGTCCGCGCCGCCTGCTTCAGGCCGTGAAGGGGCTGCGGCTGGTCGAGTTGGAGGGAGCGGAGGAATGCTGCGGCTTCGGCGGCACCTTCGCCGTGAAGAACCCCGACGTCTCCGCCGCCATGGGCGCGGACAAGGCCCGCCACATCGAGGAGACGGACGCCGAGACCGTCTGCACCGTCGACAACTCCTGCCTCATGCACATCGGCGGCACCCTGTCGCGCCGCGGCTCCGCGACGCGGCCCGTACACATCGCCGAGATCCTGGCCGGCACCGAGGAGGCGCCACTGTGA
- a CDS encoding lactate utilization protein B, whose amino-acid sequence MSGTYLGMPSFPKAAAASTRDMRLRGNLRHATGTIRAKRAQAVSELGDWDGLRSAGAALKDRTLRHLDRYLVQLESAVTAAGGQVHWARDAEEANRIVTDLVRETGETDVVKVKSMATQEIGLNDALAKAGISAYETDLAELIVQLGDDLPSHILVPAIHRNRDQIRDIFRERMGDWGRAAPRGLSDDPSELAEAARLHLREKFLDAKVGISGANFMVAETGTLVVVESEGNGRMCLTLPETLISVVGIEKTVPTWQDLEVFLQTLPRSSTAERMNPYTSTWTGTTDEDGPSVFHLVLLDNGRTDALADTVGRQALRCIRCSACLNVCPVYERAGGHAYGSAYPGPIGAILTPQLRGVQSELDASLPYASSLCGACYEVCPVAIDIPEVLVHLRERVSEGGTVSVRGRKTTIEPAKGHAAERAVMRAARWAFDHPRALRTGQRLASRARRLTPRRLPLPGPGRAWSDSRDLPRPAPESFRDWWRRTRGEEAPAEGRLEGGDG is encoded by the coding sequence GTGAGCGGTACGTATCTGGGCATGCCCTCGTTTCCGAAGGCCGCGGCCGCATCGACGCGCGACATGCGTCTGCGCGGCAATCTGCGGCACGCGACCGGCACCATCCGCGCCAAACGCGCCCAGGCCGTAAGCGAGTTGGGCGACTGGGACGGGCTGCGGTCGGCGGGCGCCGCGCTCAAGGACCGCACGCTGCGCCATCTCGACCGCTATCTGGTGCAGTTGGAGTCCGCGGTGACCGCGGCGGGCGGCCAGGTGCACTGGGCGCGGGACGCGGAGGAGGCCAACCGGATCGTCACGGACCTCGTAAGGGAGACGGGCGAGACGGACGTCGTCAAGGTCAAGTCCATGGCCACGCAGGAGATCGGGCTCAACGACGCGCTCGCGAAGGCCGGTATCTCCGCCTACGAGACCGACCTCGCCGAGCTGATCGTGCAGCTCGGCGACGACCTGCCGTCGCACATCCTCGTCCCCGCCATCCACCGCAACCGCGACCAGATCCGCGACATCTTCCGCGAGCGGATGGGCGATTGGGGGCGCGCGGCGCCCAGGGGGCTCAGCGACGACCCGTCGGAACTCGCGGAGGCCGCGCGGCTGCATCTGCGGGAGAAGTTCCTCGACGCCAAGGTCGGCATCTCCGGAGCGAACTTCATGGTGGCCGAGACCGGCACGCTCGTGGTCGTCGAGTCCGAGGGCAACGGGCGGATGTGCCTGACGCTTCCGGAGACCCTGATCTCGGTGGTCGGCATCGAGAAGACGGTGCCTACCTGGCAGGACCTGGAGGTCTTCCTCCAGACCCTGCCGCGCTCCTCCACGGCGGAGCGCATGAACCCCTACACCTCCACCTGGACGGGCACCACCGACGAGGACGGGCCGTCGGTCTTCCATCTCGTGCTGCTCGACAACGGGCGTACCGACGCGCTGGCCGACACGGTGGGGCGGCAGGCGCTGCGCTGCATCCGCTGCTCCGCGTGCCTGAACGTCTGCCCCGTCTACGAACGCGCCGGCGGGCACGCCTACGGCTCGGCCTATCCCGGCCCGATCGGTGCGATCCTCACCCCTCAACTACGGGGTGTGCAGAGCGAGTTGGACGCGTCGCTGCCGTATGCGTCGTCCCTGTGCGGAGCGTGCTACGAGGTGTGCCCCGTCGCCATCGACATCCCGGAGGTGCTGGTGCACCTGCGGGAACGCGTCTCCGAGGGCGGCACCGTCAGCGTCCGCGGGCGTAAGACCACCATCGAACCCGCGAAGGGTCACGCCGCCGAACGCGCCGTGATGAGGGCCGCCCGCTGGGCGTTCGACCATCCGCGCGCCCTGCGCACCGGCCAGCGGCTGGCCTCCCGTGCGCGGCGGCTGACCCCACGGCGGCTTCCGCTGCCCGGTCCCGGCAGGGCCTGGTCCGACAGCCGCGATCTGCCACGGCCGGCGCCGGAGTCCTTCCGCGACTGGTGGCGCCGCACGCGGGGCGAGGAGGCGCCCGCCGAGGGCCGCCTGGAAGGAGGCGACGGGTGA
- a CDS encoding LutC/YkgG family protein has translation MDAREVVLARIRHALADVPPSETPEDAAVPRDYWTAHAERTDAQRLDLLAEHLADYRAVVHRCTPGRLPATIAESLAARGARSVVAPPGVPSGWLPPEVERVADDPSMTPRELDALDSVVTGCAVAVAETGTIVLDGGQDQGRRRISLVPDHHICVVRAPEQIVDSVPQALARLDPARPQTWISGPSATSDIELDRVEGVHGPRTLEVVITCAE, from the coding sequence CTGGACGCCCGTGAGGTCGTGCTGGCACGCATCCGGCACGCCCTCGCCGACGTGCCGCCCTCGGAGACCCCCGAGGACGCGGCCGTGCCCAGGGACTACTGGACCGCCCACGCCGAACGCACCGACGCACAGCGCCTCGACCTGCTCGCGGAGCACCTCGCCGACTACCGCGCCGTCGTCCACCGCTGCACGCCCGGACGGCTGCCCGCCACGATCGCGGAGTCGCTGGCCGCACGCGGCGCCCGCAGCGTCGTGGCACCGCCGGGCGTCCCGTCCGGCTGGCTGCCGCCGGAGGTCGAACGCGTCGCCGACGACCCGTCGATGACGCCGCGCGAACTCGACGCCCTCGACAGCGTCGTGACGGGCTGTGCCGTCGCGGTCGCGGAGACCGGCACGATCGTGCTGGACGGCGGCCAGGACCAGGGCAGGCGCCGGATCTCGCTCGTACCGGACCACCACATCTGCGTAGTGCGCGCCCCGGAACAGATCGTCGACTCCGTGCCGCAGGCACTGGCGAGGCTCGACCCGGCCCGCCCGCAGACATGGATCTCCGGGCCTTCGGCCACCAGCGACATCGAACTCGAC